One region of Fragaria vesca subsp. vesca linkage group LG4, FraVesHawaii_1.0, whole genome shotgun sequence genomic DNA includes:
- the LOC101295219 gene encoding uncharacterized protein MJ0044-like: protein MEEEKSNTTLQQSGSVHLTKPIRCIVKLGGAAITCKNELETINEENLKTVSSQLRQSMIAGSSSGKVIGMDWSRKAGEPEIPSTVDDFEDQPVAESSAFIVVHGAGSFGHFQASKSGVHKGGWNRPLVKAGFVATRISVTNLNLEIVRALAREGIPSIGMSPFACGWSTRERNIASADLSVVAKAIESGLVPVLHGDAVLDDLLDCTILSGDVIISHLAAHLKPDYVVFLTDVLGVYDRPPSEPNAILLREIAVAEDGSWSVVRPTLEDMKNQVKTSVAAHDTTGGMLTKIAEAAMIAKLGINVYIVKAATSHALRALSGELKGEIPDDWLGTLIRFSSK, encoded by the exons ATGGAGGAGGAGAAGAGCAACACAACTCTGCAACAAAGCGGTTCTGTTCATCTCACAAAACCGATTCGTTGCATCGTCAAACTCG GAGGTGCAGCAATTACTTGCAAGAATGAATTAGAGACCATAAATGAAGAGAATCTAAAGACGGTTTCCTCACAGTTGAGGCAATCGATGATTGCTGGATCGTCTTCTGGAAAGGTTATTGGGATGGATTGGAGCAGGAAAGCAGGAGAACCAGAAATTCCATCTACTGTGGATGATTTTGAAGATCAGCCAGTCGCGGAATCGAGTGCTTTTATAGTTGTTCATGGAGCAG GCTCTTTTGGACATTTTCAAGCTAGTAAATCTGGGGTTCATAAAGGAGGATGGAATCGACCCCTGGTCAAGGCTGGTTTTGTTGCCACCCGCATATCT GTTACGAATCTCAATCTTGAAATTGTTAGAGCCCTAGCCAGAG AGGGGATTCCTTCCATTGGGATGTCTCCATTTGCATGTGGCTGGTCAACTCGCGAAAGAAAT ATAGCCTCAGCTGATTTGTCTGTAGTGGCCAAGGCTATTGAATCTGGTTTAGTTCCT GTTCTGCATGGAGATGCTGTGCTCGATGACTTACTG GACTGCACCATATTGAGTGGAGATGTTATCATCAGTCATCTAGCAGCACACTTGAAGCCTGACTATGTTGTTTTTCTT ACGGATGTTCTTGGTGTGTATGATCGTCCGCCATCAGAACCCAATGCAATACTCCTGAGAGAAATTG CTGTGGCTGAAGATGGGAGCTGGTCTGTTGTGAGGCCAACACTTGAGGACATGAAAAATCAAG TTAAAACAAGCGTAGCAGCCCATGATACAACTGGTGGAATGTTGACCAAGATAGCAGAAGCTGCAATGATTGCAAAGCTAGGGATCAATGTCTATATTGTGAAG GCAGCCACAAGCCATGCGTTGAGGGCGTTGAGCGGTGAATTGAAAGGCGAAATTCCTGATGACTGGCTGGGAACATTAATCCGGTTTTCAAGTAAATGA